TTGAGCCTTTTATGGCATACGTATTAGGTAACGCCGACGATCAGCTAGAAAAGACACCCGAATGGGCGATGCCGATTTGTGGAGTCGATGCCGAGCGGATACGCGAATTTGCCCGTCTTTTAGCGAGTGGGCGCACCCAAATTATTTTTGGCTGGGCCATTCAGCGCCAGCAACATGGCGAGCAGCCCTATTGGGCCGGTGCTGTGCTCGCCGCCATGCTGGGCCAAATTGGGCTGCCTGGTGGCGGCATTAGCTATGCCCACCATTACAGTGGCATTGGCATTCCCCCACGGGCGCCAGTGTACCGGGGGGTTTCCAAGAAACTTAGAGCCAGGAAAAGAGCCTGAGCATCCCAGTACTGACTTTAAAGGGGCGAGCCCCATTATTCCCGTGGCACGCTGGATTGATTGTATTTTAGAGCCAGGCGCTAAGCTGCAATATAATGGCAGTGAAGTGACTTATCCTGATATTAAGATGTGTATCTTTAGTGGCTGTAATCCTTGGCACCATCATCAAGATCATAACCGCATGAAACGTGCTTTTTATGAATTAGAAACAGTAATAACCATTGATTACTCGTGGAATGCGACCTGTCGCTTTTCAGACTTAGTGTTACCCGCTTGCACTCAGTTTGAGCGTAATGACATCGACGTCTATGGCGGCTATTCAAAGACGGGGATTTTGGCGATGCACAAATTAGTGGATCCGCTGTTTCATTCGCGCACCGACTTCGATATTTTTACCGACTTAACACGTCGCTATCATCGCCATAAAGAATACACGCAAAATAAAGATGAGTTTCAGTGGCTGCGCGAGCTTTATAACGATTGTCGTCGTGCTAATGAAGGCAAGTACCCCATGCCAGACTTTGAGCAATTTTGGGCCGATGGCTACGTACATTTTGGAGAAGGTGAAAACTGGGTTCGCCATGCAAGCTTTAGAGAAGACCC
This genomic window from Oceanisphaera avium contains:
- a CDS encoding molybdopterin dinucleotide binding domain-containing protein, whose product is MPTITVALAFPHGRQCTGGFPRNLEPGKEPEHPSTDFKGASPIIPVARWIDCILEPGAKLQYNGSEVTYPDIKMCIFSGCNPWHHHQDHNRMKRAFYELETVITIDYSWNATCRFSDLVLPACTQFERNDIDVYGGYSKTGILAMHKLVDPLFHSRTDFDIFTDLTRRYHRHKEYTQNKDEFQWLRELYNDCRRANEGKYPMPDFEQFWADGYVHFGEGENWVRHASFREDPEVNAVGTPSGFIEISSRKIGSYGYDDCQQYPRWMEKAERSHGGPGSDKHPLWLQSVHPDKRLHSQMCESDEYRATYTVQGREPVFISPEDASTRGINDGDLVRVFNDRGQLLAGAVVSELFPKGVIRIQEGAWYGPTDASLGALDTYGDPNTLTLDVGTSRLAQAPSANTCLVEMEVFNGPVPPVTSFGGPQRVDA